The Mycobacterium seoulense genome has a window encoding:
- a CDS encoding alpha/beta hydrolase — MPDLTRRAVLRMGAGTGLGAAGVFALSALLDPVRPLAATLPQAPAPFEPSAASSNLPTKITGSFVSAARGGVKTNYVIALPPGQTGMLRPVIALHGKDGDANMMLDCGVEKGLAQLVKEGKPPFAVVGVDGGSDSYWHKRADGTDSGAMVLDELLPMLSSMGFDTSRVGFMGWSMGGYGALHLGAKLGPARTAGICAISPALYNSFAETAPKAFDSYDDWTQNSVLGVPALSQIPLRVDCGTFDRFYFATRQFVNQLKTPPAGGFSMGGHDIGYWRAQLPGELAWMAT, encoded by the coding sequence ATGCCTGACCTGACACGCCGGGCGGTGCTGCGGATGGGAGCCGGCACCGGCCTGGGAGCCGCTGGCGTGTTCGCCTTGAGCGCCCTGCTCGATCCGGTCAGGCCGCTAGCCGCGACGTTGCCGCAGGCGCCCGCCCCGTTCGAGCCCTCGGCGGCGAGCAGCAACCTGCCGACCAAGATCACCGGTTCGTTCGTCTCCGCGGCTCGCGGCGGCGTGAAGACGAATTATGTGATCGCGTTGCCGCCGGGCCAAACCGGGATGTTGCGCCCCGTGATCGCCCTGCACGGCAAGGACGGCGACGCGAACATGATGCTCGACTGCGGCGTCGAGAAGGGCCTGGCCCAACTGGTCAAGGAGGGCAAGCCGCCGTTCGCCGTCGTCGGTGTCGACGGCGGCAGCGATTCCTACTGGCACAAACGAGCCGACGGCACCGATTCGGGCGCGATGGTGCTCGACGAGCTGCTGCCGATGCTTTCGTCGATGGGTTTCGACACGTCCCGGGTGGGCTTCATGGGCTGGTCGATGGGCGGATACGGGGCGCTGCACCTGGGCGCCAAACTCGGGCCGGCGCGGACCGCGGGCATCTGCGCCATCAGCCCGGCGTTGTACAACTCGTTCGCCGAAACCGCGCCCAAGGCCTTCGACAGCTACGACGACTGGACGCAGAACAGCGTGCTGGGCGTGCCGGCGTTGTCGCAGATTCCGTTGCGCGTGGATTGCGGCACCTTCGACCGGTTCTATTTCGCCACCCGGCAATTCGTCAATCAGCTCAAAACGCCGCCGGCGGGCGGCTTCTCGATGGGCGGACACGACATCGGTTACTGGCGGGCCCAGTTGCCCGGCGAGCTCGCCTGGATGGCGACCTAG
- a CDS encoding acyltransferase family protein: MTVRPSQLPTRPEQRGVKRTGFRPDIEGLRAVAVVAVVLYHAGIPWVTGGYIGVDVFFVISGFLITGLLVREVTTANTVALGRFYAARARRLLPAAAVVGVITAIGAAVVLPPLQARSVFLDGIASALYVGNYRFATQGTDYLAPQLASPFQHYWSLGVEEQFYLVWPVLIIGTAWLARRIPPLRGATPYAVVLGVVGAASLAAAVLWTRTSPPWAFFSLPTRAWELAAGGLLALSIQHWRQLSLLTASIAGWGGLALIALTCTQLDARTPYPGTAALMPVLGTALVIGGGSVTRGLGPGRLLCRPAMRAIGRISYSWYLWHWPVLLLMPALLGEPAGLPARLAATAVSAGLAIITLHLVENPGRFAAALRRSAKASLALAGAASAVAACACMLLLNVVPVPAGHGAAAPRANIVAAPPGAAATLSAQEAAVRQAFAQARAAVAASANLKAVPANLDPPLAKASADKAAVFVNGCVRSWREVGQNDCATGDLASPTTVALMGDSHAAMWDPAFQQVAEQRHWRLETLAKVTCPMQDLHIISPYLGREYTECEQWRSQIMARVAAERPRLVVVDMSRRYGADFSFTSYDPAWIDTLGRAVAQLRGTGAAVLVLGPAPDPQSSSPACLSAHLDDAGACAPARSAAVNDDGIAAERAATTGGGGRYADLTDLFCTPDRCPMIVGNTLVFRDDNHVTTEYAQLLAPVMGALADRALAGG, encoded by the coding sequence ATGACCGTCCGGCCGAGCCAACTCCCCACCCGCCCAGAGCAGCGGGGGGTGAAGCGGACCGGATTTCGGCCCGACATCGAGGGCCTGCGTGCCGTCGCGGTCGTCGCGGTCGTGCTCTATCACGCGGGCATCCCCTGGGTCACCGGCGGTTACATCGGCGTGGACGTGTTCTTCGTCATCTCCGGCTTCCTCATCACCGGGCTGCTCGTCCGCGAGGTGACTACCGCCAATACCGTTGCGCTGGGCCGCTTTTACGCCGCGCGCGCCCGTCGCCTGCTGCCGGCCGCCGCCGTCGTCGGCGTCATCACCGCGATCGGCGCGGCGGTCGTGCTGCCACCGCTGCAGGCCCGGAGCGTGTTCCTCGACGGCATCGCCAGCGCGCTGTATGTCGGCAACTACCGGTTCGCCACCCAGGGCACCGATTACCTGGCCCCGCAGCTGGCATCGCCGTTCCAGCACTACTGGTCACTCGGCGTGGAGGAGCAGTTCTATCTGGTGTGGCCGGTGCTGATCATCGGCACGGCCTGGCTGGCCCGGCGAATCCCGCCGCTGCGGGGCGCCACACCCTATGCGGTGGTCCTGGGAGTGGTCGGGGCGGCGTCGCTGGCGGCGGCCGTGCTGTGGACCCGCACGTCGCCGCCCTGGGCGTTCTTCTCCCTGCCGACCCGCGCCTGGGAGCTGGCCGCGGGAGGCCTGCTGGCCCTGTCGATCCAGCACTGGCGCCAGCTGTCGCTGCTGACCGCGTCGATCGCCGGCTGGGGCGGCCTGGCGCTGATCGCGCTGACCTGCACGCAGCTGGACGCCCGGACTCCCTACCCCGGCACCGCGGCGCTCATGCCCGTGCTGGGCACCGCGCTGGTCATCGGCGGCGGCAGCGTCACCCGCGGCCTGGGGCCCGGTCGGCTGCTGTGCCGTCCGGCGATGCGCGCGATCGGCCGGATCTCCTACTCCTGGTATCTGTGGCACTGGCCGGTGCTGCTGCTCATGCCCGCGCTGCTCGGTGAGCCCGCCGGCCTGCCGGCCCGGCTGGCCGCGACGGCCGTCTCGGCCGGGCTCGCCATCATCACCCTGCACCTGGTCGAGAACCCCGGCCGATTCGCCGCCGCGCTGCGCCGATCGGCGAAGGCCAGCCTGGCCCTCGCCGGCGCCGCGAGCGCGGTCGCGGCCTGCGCCTGCATGCTGCTGCTGAACGTGGTGCCCGTGCCGGCCGGCCACGGGGCCGCCGCCCCGCGCGCCAACATCGTCGCGGCGCCGCCCGGCGCCGCCGCCACCCTCAGCGCGCAGGAGGCCGCGGTCCGGCAGGCCTTCGCGCAGGCGCGCGCGGCCGTCGCCGCATCGGCGAACCTGAAAGCCGTACCGGCCAACCTGGATCCCCCGCTGGCCAAGGCGTCCGCCGACAAGGCCGCCGTCTTCGTCAACGGGTGCGTGCGATCCTGGCGCGAAGTCGGGCAAAACGACTGCGCTACAGGCGATCTCGCTTCGCCGACGACGGTTGCCCTGATGGGCGACTCGCACGCCGCCATGTGGGACCCGGCCTTCCAGCAGGTCGCCGAGCAGCGGCACTGGCGGTTGGAGACCCTGGCGAAGGTGACCTGTCCGATGCAGGACCTGCACATCATCAGCCCCTACCTGGGCCGCGAATACACCGAGTGCGAGCAGTGGCGCAGCCAGATCATGGCCCGCGTCGCCGCCGAGCGCCCGCGCCTGGTCGTCGTGGACATGAGCCGGCGCTACGGCGCGGACTTCAGCTTCACCTCCTACGACCCGGCGTGGATCGACACCCTGGGGCGCGCCGTCGCGCAGCTGCGCGGCACCGGCGCGGCGGTGCTGGTGCTGGGGCCGGCGCCGGACCCCCAATCCTCGTCGCCCGCCTGCCTTTCCGCACACCTCGACGACGCAGGCGCCTGCGCGCCGGCGCGCTCCGCCGCGGTCAATGACGACGGCATCGCCGCCGAGCGGGCCGCAACCACGGGCGGCGGCGGCCGGTACGCCGATCTCACCGACCTGTTCTGCACCCCCGACCGCTGCCCGATGATCGTCGGCAACACGCTGGTGTTCCGCGACGACAACCACGTCACGACCGAGTACGCGCAGTTGCTGGCCCCGGTGATGGGCGCGCTGGCGGACCGCGCCCTGGCGGGTGGGTGA
- a CDS encoding helix-turn-helix transcriptional regulator: MLANMIEIDASADAPLLDWSEQSVSELPTGTVTLLLADVEGSTRLWETQSDTMTAALEQLNQTVNGLVATHGGVRPVEQGEGDSFVIAFARASDAVACALQLQLAVPPPIRIRVGLHTGEVQLRDAGNYAGPTINRTARLRDLAHGGQTVLSGATEQLVVDRLPADAWLTELGLHPLRDLPRPERVVQLNHPGLRDDFPPLRTTNDVANAHLPVQLTSFVGRDSQIGDIGQILRDNRLVTLTGAGGVGKTRLAVQVASRVVDDFPGAIWFVDLAPVTNPLVVPVTVARTLGLADQPGRSTMETVSKFVAGRKMLLVLDNCEHLLDASAALVLALLDAGPGVTVLATSREPIGMAGELTWRVPSLTVDGEALELFVDRARRTRPDFQLTERNSPAIAEICRRLDGMPLAIELAAARIRTLSLTQIVDGLHHNFRLLAGGARTAVRRQQTLRASIDWSHAMLTEPERILFRRLAVFMGGFDLDAAHAVGADTDAEHFQLIDLLGLLVDKSLIVTEEVDGMMRYRLLETVRQYGLEKLAESGEAEAVRIRHRDHYTAAAVALEARMRGDGTPLIPWAELEMANLRAAHAWSCDAGEFEPALRLVSALQRVWVTRARFREGVAGFDAVLNDERYRDADVAPEVWVRAVADAGLLAVWYSVPFSLQRAEEALAAARQVEDEALTVRSLVTCAMLAFNDTGRAQPYFAEAADLARVSDDHAALSQLRAYQCFVFAAAGDPIAAQAAGEEGRDLADMLGDSFISRYSRTFLSSALAQQGKLAEACAVARSLVEEARAAGDRPMEAFGLITWATALAFAGDAGAARESAEAALEVGAALGGFHEDSAYAALAGAALAAGDAAASKQACEAAWRHTYPLKELLTRSVVTMADATLGCGDPVAARRWADDTVGVAPGCQQMLALTSRARVAVAQGEPQQAQTDLHDAVAVAERTGGYLFVPDALEGLAALTTDPEHAARLFGAAEALRRRHGEVRFKAFQASYDASLAKTREALGQQAFEAAWAEGAGLSTDEAIAYAQRGHGARGRPASGWESLTPTELDVVRLVSEGLPNKDIAARMFISARTVQSHLTHVYAKLAVSSRVQLAQEAGRHA, translated from the coding sequence ATGCTGGCTAACATGATCGAGATCGACGCGTCGGCGGACGCGCCGCTGCTGGACTGGAGCGAGCAGAGCGTGAGCGAGCTGCCCACTGGGACCGTGACGTTGCTGCTTGCCGATGTGGAGGGCTCCACGCGGCTGTGGGAGACGCAGTCCGACACCATGACGGCGGCGCTCGAGCAGCTGAACCAAACCGTGAACGGTCTCGTCGCCACCCACGGCGGGGTGCGGCCCGTCGAACAGGGCGAGGGCGACAGCTTCGTGATCGCCTTCGCCCGCGCCAGCGACGCCGTAGCCTGTGCGCTCCAACTCCAATTGGCCGTGCCGCCGCCGATCCGCATCCGCGTCGGCCTGCACACCGGCGAGGTGCAGTTGCGCGATGCCGGCAACTACGCCGGACCCACGATCAATCGGACCGCGAGACTGCGCGACCTCGCCCACGGTGGGCAGACCGTCCTTTCCGGCGCGACGGAACAGTTGGTCGTCGACCGGCTACCGGCCGACGCCTGGCTGACGGAGCTGGGCCTGCACCCACTGCGGGATTTGCCGCGACCGGAACGCGTCGTGCAACTCAACCATCCCGGACTTCGTGACGACTTTCCGCCGCTGCGCACGACGAATGATGTTGCCAATGCTCACCTTCCGGTCCAATTGACCAGCTTCGTGGGGCGTGACAGCCAGATCGGCGACATCGGCCAGATCTTGCGGGACAACAGGCTGGTGACCCTGACCGGCGCGGGCGGTGTCGGGAAGACGCGCCTGGCGGTGCAGGTCGCCTCGCGCGTCGTGGACGATTTCCCCGGCGCGATCTGGTTTGTCGATCTCGCACCGGTCACCAATCCCCTCGTCGTGCCCGTCACCGTGGCGCGCACGTTGGGTCTTGCCGATCAGCCGGGCCGTTCCACCATGGAGACGGTGTCAAAATTCGTCGCGGGCCGCAAAATGCTGCTGGTGCTCGACAATTGCGAACACCTGCTGGACGCCAGCGCGGCGCTGGTGCTCGCTCTGCTCGACGCGGGCCCGGGCGTCACCGTGCTGGCGACCAGCCGGGAGCCGATCGGCATGGCCGGGGAACTGACCTGGCGCGTGCCGTCGCTGACGGTGGATGGTGAAGCCCTCGAATTGTTCGTCGACCGTGCCCGCCGCACGCGGCCGGATTTCCAACTCACCGAGCGGAATTCGCCCGCCATCGCCGAGATCTGCCGGCGCCTGGACGGCATGCCACTGGCCATCGAGCTGGCGGCCGCGCGGATCCGCACGCTGTCGTTGACCCAGATCGTCGACGGCCTGCACCACAACTTCCGCCTGCTCGCGGGCGGGGCGCGCACCGCCGTCCGCCGCCAGCAGACCCTGCGGGCGTCCATCGACTGGTCCCACGCCATGCTCACCGAGCCCGAACGCATCCTGTTTCGCCGCCTGGCGGTGTTCATGGGCGGGTTCGACCTGGACGCCGCGCACGCCGTCGGCGCCGACACCGACGCGGAGCACTTTCAGCTCATCGACCTGCTCGGACTGCTCGTGGACAAGTCGTTGATCGTCACCGAGGAAGTCGACGGCATGATGCGCTACCGCCTGCTGGAGACCGTCCGCCAGTACGGCCTGGAAAAGCTGGCCGAGTCGGGCGAAGCCGAGGCCGTGCGCATTCGTCACCGCGATCACTACACCGCCGCCGCGGTGGCGTTGGAGGCGCGGATGCGCGGCGATGGGACCCCGCTGATCCCGTGGGCCGAACTCGAGATGGCCAACCTGCGGGCGGCGCACGCCTGGAGTTGCGACGCCGGGGAGTTCGAGCCGGCATTGCGGCTCGTCTCCGCGCTGCAGCGGGTGTGGGTGACGCGTGCGCGGTTCCGCGAAGGCGTGGCCGGGTTCGACGCTGTCTTGAACGACGAGCGGTACCGCGACGCGGACGTCGCGCCCGAGGTGTGGGTGCGGGCGGTCGCCGACGCGGGGCTGCTCGCGGTCTGGTACTCCGTCCCGTTCAGCCTGCAACGTGCGGAAGAAGCCCTGGCCGCCGCCCGCCAAGTGGAGGACGAGGCGCTCACTGTGCGAAGCCTGGTGACCTGCGCCATGCTGGCGTTCAACGACACCGGACGCGCACAGCCATATTTCGCCGAGGCGGCGGATCTTGCTCGCGTATCGGACGACCACGCCGCGCTTTCTCAGCTACGCGCCTACCAGTGCTTCGTCTTCGCAGCCGCCGGCGACCCCATCGCCGCGCAGGCGGCCGGCGAGGAGGGGCGAGATTTGGCCGACATGCTTGGCGACAGCTTCATATCCCGCTACAGCCGGACCTTCCTCAGCAGCGCGCTGGCCCAGCAGGGCAAGCTGGCGGAGGCCTGCGCTGTGGCCCGGTCACTGGTCGAGGAGGCCCGCGCGGCCGGGGACCGCCCGATGGAGGCGTTCGGCCTGATCACCTGGGCGACCGCACTCGCCTTCGCCGGTGATGCCGGAGCGGCGCGCGAGTCGGCCGAGGCCGCCCTGGAAGTCGGGGCCGCGCTGGGCGGATTCCACGAGGACAGCGCGTACGCCGCCTTGGCCGGGGCCGCACTGGCGGCGGGCGACGCCGCCGCGTCCAAGCAGGCCTGCGAGGCGGCGTGGCGGCACACTTATCCGCTGAAGGAGTTGCTCACCAGGTCCGTGGTGACAATGGCCGACGCGACCCTGGGGTGTGGCGATCCGGTGGCCGCTCGCCGCTGGGCGGACGACACGGTCGGGGTCGCGCCGGGATGTCAACAGATGCTGGCACTGACTTCGCGCGCCCGGGTCGCCGTCGCCCAGGGCGAGCCGCAACAAGCCCAAACCGATCTGCACGATGCCGTCGCGGTCGCCGAGCGCACCGGTGGATACCTTTTCGTCCCGGATGCCCTCGAAGGCCTCGCGGCACTCACCACCGATCCCGAGCACGCTGCGCGGCTGTTCGGGGCGGCCGAAGCCTTACGCCGGCGGCATGGCGAGGTCCGCTTCAAGGCCTTTCAAGCTAGTTATGACGCGTCGCTGGCGAAAACACGAGAAGCCCTGGGGCAGCAGGCTTTCGAAGCCGCATGGGCCGAAGGCGCGGGGCTGTCGACCGACGAGGCCATCGCCTACGCACAGCGGGGTCACGGTGCGCGCGGGCGACCGGCCAGCGGTTGGGAGTCGCTCACCCCCACCGAGCTCGACGTGGTGCGGCTCGTCAGCGAAGGGTTGCCCAACAAGGACATTGCCGCGCGGATGTTCATCTCCGCGCGCACCGTCCAGTCTCATCTGACGCACGTCTACGCCAAACTCGCCGTGTCGTCGCGGGTGCAGCTCGCTCAGGAAGCCGGCCGCCACGCCTAG